The Brettanomyces bruxellensis chromosome 8, complete sequence genome segment GGTGGACTCATAACATTTTGTGGAAATATAATTTCTTGGTTATCCAAGAAACAGTCGTCAGTTGCACTTTCTACTGCCGAAAGTGAACTAATGGCTATTAGAGAAATCTCTAAATCAGGTTTATATTTCTATCAGTTGCTTAATGAGATTGGGATTAAAGTCACACATGTAAATCTATGTGGAGATAATAAATCTGCATTGACACTGAGCATGCATAATACTCAGAACAATAAAACTAGACATATCGATATTAGCTACTTCTTTATCAGAGAATTAGTTGAAGCAAGATTGTTTAGACTTTGGTATATTCAATCAGAATTGAATCCTGCAGATTTACTGACTGAGAATCTTAATCGAACAGCATTCAGTAATAAACTGAAAATGATGTTATGTTGATCCAAGGAAATTAGTTTAGGAAGGAGTGTTGTTACTACTAAACTAATTCAGAACACGTGGAATCTAATATTAGAAGTATGGTTATGCCCAATAGtatttattgtattgtgagaaagaaaggaagaaaaagttttatTAGAATATAATCTGATGTGGTTATAAAGTGAGGGTTTAGCTCTCTAATTTATgtttattaatatatatgatgaagaaacaagAGGTCTTAGAAAGAAGACTAACGGAACAGaaactttatatttttttgttcttaaTTGCTTACGTAATCAACCAGATTTGAGTTTCTCGGAACAACAGAAACGGGTAAAGCTTGAACCGAACTACatgatttttttcgctttcAACCGcgtccttttttttttcaactgaaATTTGCAGTGAATAAGATGGGCACCGTATTATATCCAAAGGTTAAATTATTACAGAGTTATTTTAATAAAGGTGAATATACGCAATGGACTGTGATGCTGAATATAGACAGATAGTTCGTGAATACTCTAAGCCTTCGGGTAAGTTTTTTGAGGCCTTACAGCTAGTTTCTAGCCAAAGCGGCCAACATCAACTTACCCTTACATTATTGGACAATAACGAATTAATGAATCTCAAAGTGAACGTTCAAGTGTGTGAAAGTGGATGGTTTAATGCCTCTTCCGAGATAGCAATAGATTTCTTCCCAACTTTTGAGGCGCTTGCTTGCCAAATTAGCCctaaatttaaaaaagccTGGTGGGAAGCTTTGGATGCTGCAGTCAAACAGCAGATAGCCCACTTCTAAGTTCTATGGActaaatacaaatatttgctACTAGGAAATTAAGCATTTactaaaaagaaagatacaTTACAATAAGTATACAAATGAAAACTAAatagaaaggaaaaatagTAAGTAGTTCATATTCTTCCACCATTCAAAAGAATGTTTATATGCTGCTTCAAGAACTCGTCTGTGTAGAAATCAGATCTTCTAACTATCTCTTCGTCAACCATACCGTTTGCCCCAAAAGAGACCGAGTCACTAGACAAAATCTTCAAGTATTCCTCATTACgcttcaaaattttcttcaaaaatctAACGGGATCCTCACTCAGCTTTTTGTAGAAGTCGTACTTCATTTTCGAGTAATTTAGCGCTTGAATGTTTAATCTTAAACCTTCATTGAGACTAGCCATCTCTTCAAGTGTTTTCTTGTTCATGACATGTTCTGATAAAAGCTTGTTGATCGATGCAAGGATACTTGCTCCCGGTTTGATTTTTGGATCAGTCAGCCTGGTGTTCACTTTTAGATCAATTACAACGTCACCCAAAGTCGTGTTGCGAAGAGTGTTAATACTGTATTGAAGTCTGATCGGCTTTATTGGCTTCAAAAGTTTTGTGCTGAGCAGTTCCATCATCCTAGATAATGTCAATCTGTTCTGTCCAAATATACTGTAAAGCAAATCATCTGCCTTGATTGTCACAACTTTATTCTGAGAAGATGTGTCCGCATCATCGCCATTTGGGGCTctctgttgttgttgtgaAGGTTGTGTCTTTTGTGAGTTCTCCACCTCAAACAAATTGTTCACTTTGGCATAATTAAAGAGCCTATGTACACATTCAGTTTGGGTTATTTCACTCGATCCCAAAAGTTCCACAAGTTGCTCGTTCATAACTTGCAATCTAATTGGGTACATTTTTGGCTGGATCACAATGTTTGCAACTATCTCCCTCTCAGATGGATCAATGCTGTCACCGTCTGGAACTTCACTTTGTGGAATTGATACTCCTCCCCTGCAAATATCCAGTCCATCAAATTGCTTTTTTACTCTCTCCACTTCCGGAATAGCTGGGTCATCGTGCCATTCAATAATTCTCGCATCAGTTCCTTTATTTCCACCAGATGGAACTGCTTTAATGGACAAATCCTTGtcatttccatcttttgCCCGTAATTCGACACTTATAGAAGATAAGAATGTACTGAATTTCTTGCGTTTGAGTGAAGAAGCTGGCTCTTTCTCGTTTAGTAATCTTCCTTCAATACGAAGCGTCCAACTTGGATCCTTTGTGCTCTTTTCTACACTCTCACCTTCTGCCAATGATTTTGTTTGCTCTTTCTGTTGCACCATTTGCCATGGCTGGTTTTTTGATGTGTTGTAGATAAAGATTCTCAAAATATCGGTATCCTTTGTGTCCTCCTGTGTGAAACCACCAGCTATTGACTGTTGGTAATCCTGAATATCCAAcaactttttatttatcatGAGATCCAACTTTCTCTCTTTACTCTTTAACTTATCAAAAAGCTTAATCTTCTCTGGAAATTTCTTCTCCAGAGATCTAGATAGTGTGATATCTGTTGGCTTTAAGTGAACCGATGCCACAACTCTGTTTTGTGCCCTCGATATTGCCTGATTTTGGGATGTGACATTTCGCCCAGCACCACCATGTGCAATGTGCTCTGCCACTCTTTTTGGTTTATATCTTGATGTCATAGCGCTTGTTTGTGTTTTAAATATGTGTCTGTTAAATGCTTTTGTGGTGTTGATATCAGGGTAAAAAagtaaaggaagaaaattaaatgtAGGAtggagaaacaaaaatttagaGATTCATCAATTACGCGAcccaagaaaaaaaagagcaccgaaaaagcgaaaaaaatacatcCTCGTATTTCGAGCCCCGCTCAACTACTGCTTTCGCACGTTTGGGTAGGGATTAAACGCTACATGATATTTATGTATTTCAAGGGAGAAATGAGAACTGGCTAGATAATATGCATAAgctaaatatttttatctattGCACATCATCGATTTACAAAAGTATCATGGTGTTACGTCAAAAATTAACTTTATTCAGTGTGTACCTAATCTAAAGTACACACACAATGTAGAAAAACCATCACTTAATTCTCTTTTGAAAGCTCCTCTTCTATTGCACCCTCGACGACCTTCAAAGAAACTGCATCAATATGCTTGATCTTTTTAGGCAATGAGGCCAATTTGTGCAATTCTTCAGGAAGAACATCTTTCTCAAAGGAGTAACCCTTAATGTCACCAAGAGCCTTGTTCACAACA includes the following:
- a CDS encoding uncharacterized protein (BUSCO:EOG09262IY3), with product MTSRYKPKRVAEHIAHGGAGRNVTSQNQAISRAQNRVVASVHLKPTDITLSRSLEKKFPEKIKLFDKLKSKERKLDLMINKKLLDIQDYQQSIAGGFTQEDTKDTDILRIFIYNTSKNQPWQMVQQKEQTKSLAEGESVEKSTKDPSWTLRIEGRLLNEKEPASSLKRKKFSTFLSSISVELRAKDGNDKDLSIKAVPSGGNKGTDARIIEWHDDPAIPEVERVKKQFDGLDICRGGVSIPQSEVPDGDSIDPSEREIVANIVIQPKMYPIRLQVMNEQLVELLGSSEITQTECVHRLFNYAKVNNLFEVENSQKTQPSQQQQRAPNGDDADTSSQNKVVTIKADDLLYSIFGQNRLTLSRMMELLSTKLLKPIKPIRLQYSINTLRNTTLGDVVIDLKVNTRLTDPKIKPGASILASINKLLSEHVMNKKTLEEMASLNEGLRLNIQALNYSKMKYDFYKKLSEDPVRFLKKILKRNEEYLKILSSDSVSFGANGMVDEEIVRRSDFYTDEFLKQHINILLNGGRI